Below is a window of Plasmodium gaboni strain SY75 chromosome 11, whole genome shotgun sequence DNA.
tagataatataaatgatataaattatctttcttcaaataataatataaataaaaaaaaaattcatttaCAGAATGTAgaaagtaataatatttgtaataatTCTAATAATACTCTTTCAtcaaatgatataatacaaaataaaattaataatgtTTATGAACAATCTGATATAAATAAGGGAAATGATAATAACcaatgtaataatataatgaatatacaaaataatgataaacAAAATTTTGAACAAAAATGGCTTTTTGATGGActtaattatataaaattttttaaagaaatagaaacaaataaacttttaaaagaaacatttaataatttagattataaagaaaatatgaattacatacaattatgtttatttttattaccattaaaaaatcattttatatatataaaaaatggGAAAACAGAATATGTCgttgaatatataattagAGAATCTCTAAAGTTTCCTTTAAAATATTCCAAATTTTGTATACACATTTTTGAGGGGTTTActcatttatataatttatataaaaacatagatgttcttaattttttaaaaaataaaaatcaCCAAGAAGAAcataatatacaaattaAAGGTCAAACTGttttatgtttaaaaaaaattggaGAGAAATGGAATTTTGTATTTCtaatcttttatatttttcataaatttaatgaattaaataaaaattatataacatCAATAACAACTAATAATATATGCTTATCTGATTTTGTTGCTGAATTgtatcaatatatttttaaatttaatttacaagattcttataatattaagCCCTTTTTGAAATGGCCTGATATTAAGCACAACTTCCCAAATATTTCACCCAACCAAATAAATGAAGTCTATGAACAAATAGTAAGAAAGGaatcaaaaatataaatatataaatatatatatatatatttatgtatttataacatatgtgtaacaaatatatactttaatatattttattttttattttttttttttattttttttaccttGCAGATTAAATTTATGGCTATTCATGgtgaaaatgaaaaagagtgtattgaatatttaaaacaaCATTTTATGAAATGATCGCAAGATTATTATAAGgaaaaatgtttatatatatcatatatttatattattttttttttttttttttgtacaaaaatatgtttttgtttgtatgtttttattttgattgttaattattacaaattaaaaaaaaaaaaaaaaaaaaaaaaaaaaagtattgtacaattttaaaatatttctgTTTTAGctttaattattttttcttcttcttccTTTAACTTTTCCATATCctataaaaatgtataagaaaaatatataaataaaaaaccATTGAACACATCAAAGAAGAATatcatatgtatataatatatatatatatatatatatagttacatatctatttttttttttaaccTTATCATTAACACTTAACGATATGACCTTGTTGCAAATTTTTACAAAGTCATCATGCGTATTTACTTTTCCTTTGGACTGAATTTCAAAacataatttattaatttcttcttgtgataaataaatataatttcCTTTTTCATCTAACACCCCATTTATCATATCTTGTTCTTCAAGTTCCTCCAGCTTTTCCCTGATATCCTATTCATAAAtaggtatatataaaaatatatacatttatagaatatatataaacaaattCATTATcatgatattataaaaaaaatttatagaaaaaatagGATGCAATGATACTACAAATATGAGcaaattgtatatataatatgttgaaataataaaaaatattaataaataaatgattaTCTGATCgttcatatttatttttttttttttttttttttttttttttttacgTCTGTGGTAGTTTGAAATTTCACTGATAATTCTGttatattaacatatttttttaattttataaaatttaaaaaacaaGATAACAAGACGTCTGATGAGAGCCAGTCATCTGCGTATTTCTTAGTTATGACCTGAGActatacaaaaaaaaagatttaataaatattatacatacatatatatatttatatatatatatatatatatatacttatgtatatttttttttttttaatgttcTTATGGGATGCTGACTTTCCACTTTTTCAGGTCGTTCGAGtttctttttatatcattGGGATGctaaaaagaaattaaaataataatatatatatatatatatatatttatttatttatttatttatttttatttttgtttaacattcttattttacctttaatatatctatgCTTGTCTTGTGCTTGGCGTATTCAAATATGCGCTCTTTTAAATTCATATCATTCCTATCAAAATATTCACCTAcataattttcatattctCTTTCCTTATTTCCTTCCAACATTTCTTCTCCTATATTAGAATTATAcatttttccttttatgttattttttaatttggatacttcatttaattctttaaattcatctattaaattattttgtaattGATTCATTTCACTATCTTTCATATTCATTtgaaatttatatttttccttaAGGTTTTTGAAATCATATGATTTCCAATGTTCATagttttttattttttcttcttctatttttgtatacatatcattcatatttttttttttttgatcTTCTATTTCTTCTTCACTCTTAACAAAATATTCTCTTAACgttttcatatatttagttttttcattatttgaattatctaatttatcattgcatatatttttattttcttttatattgtctttttcatatagtacattatatgtattatcatcatttttattatgaatCATATTAACAtcataaattttattatcattatttatattatccatattttctatattatccatattattcatattttctatatttttcatattatccatattttctatatttttcatattattcatattttctacattttttcttatgTCAACCTTTTTAAAATCATTATACTTAAtgtcattttttttattttctttatctatataattatttctttcgttagaattatatactttatattcattatcCATTCttatattgttattatttataaaatcactcttttcttcttgttcatttatattaatagtatATTCAGATTTTctttcatttatattatataaattatttgtatatgttatttttcTATTCATTTTATCTACATTTGTTTCTTCCTTATTAATGACAATTCCAATATTATCACTTATATTAGATATATTCCTTGTACCTTTCATTATCATacttatattatctttattcTCTTTATcacatattttataatctTTATGCTTATCACTtacttttatattcatttcattcatatttttttttcctgtttcatttaaattatcGATTGTATCAATGGTTgtttcatatatattattatttatattgtatggttgtatatttttaatattatgtacatttaaatttttatctttattcaaattatatgtattttcAGTCATTCTTCTATTCATATCATCCTTTTCTCtttcatttaaattatatatattttcacttttccttttattcatattatgaatattgttcttttttttctcattcaacatatatatattgtcTTCATCAATTTTACATTTGCtcaaattataaatattataagaatccattgttcttttaataatatcaaaaaCTTTATTTATACCACTCTTCCTTTTATTctcattatttttttcgttatcatcatatttaattttatgtGGGTCACTCATTTGTTTATCTGCAcctttaattttatttacatcACACATATGATCATCATCacattcatttttataaacatcactttgtttttttatgttttcatttatattatcagAATTTGCCATTAAGCTACTTgtgttatttatattttctatgttatatgtatgttccatgtcatttatattttctatattttttatattttctatgTTATTTGTATGTTCCatgttatttatattttctatattttttatattttccatGTTATTTGTATGTTCCATGttatctatattttctatattttttatattttctatgttatatgtatgttccatgtcatttatattttctatattttttatatgttccATGTTATCTATATTACTTTCActcttatttatttgacGTAAGTCATATATTTCACTTATTCGTTTATTTATACTTTCTTTATCATTAATAAAATCACActcttttttatttatattattatgcATAGAACTATTTCttccatttttttcatttactatatatgtataatcTTGTCctttataattattattactttttttattattaatacGATACACTTTATTTAAACTACTTATATGTTCACTCATATTATTAAGATTATCATTTCCACCTTGGGTAAGAATTTCAGGCTTTCCATATAAAgtacttttttttttttttttttcattattattatatacattatataatatatcattctcatctttatttatatcctttattttatatatatcacttttttttttatacgAATAATGTTCGTTAATAAGAGATGTACCTTTTCTTTCATTTACACATTCAACATCatcactattattattatatttatatttatatttatcattttttttaattatattatctgtcatatattcattatCCATATAGCTTATATCcctatttattttatccacatttattttatccatatttattttatccatatttattttatccatatttattttatccatatttattttatccatatttattttatccatatttattttatccctatttattttatccacatttattttatccatattgttattattatcaacatttttgatttcattttttatattattcataatGTTCACATCATTAATCTTATTAATAATACTTCGTctcatattattatcattatatgtattaatataacTGTCCTTTCTTTGATCTTTCTTATTATGCATATTAAACATAACGCTTATATTATAGtcttcatattttttttcttttataatatcttcTGCATTACTCATATCactatattttttatttgtaatatgtatattatctatataacttttccttttattcatatcatGAATAGTGTCTATGTCAATTgtctctttttttttatctcttatattatataatatatcattcATTTGATATGCActatttttccttttattCTCATCATATACTTTGTCTCTTTCTCTTTTACTATAACTTTCCTTCTTGTTATAAGAACTATTTCTTTTActaacattttttatactGTTAATACaaatttcttctttattcaaattatttatttcaatattgtcgctttttcttttattcTCAGTTTCTACTATGTTATATTGATTTTCTCGTATTCTAGAATTGTCTATATTACTAGAGTAACTTTCTCGTTTATTTAAATTACTTATTTCAATACTctctttttctttcttattataataattctcCTTTACACCAACATTATCTATATTGTTAATGTATTTTTCTCctttatttaaatattccctttgtttataatcatattttctcttactaatattttctatatcattataatccacttccattttatttatatatcctTCTTCGTTTGATTGATATTCTTCCTTGTCCTCActttctatatttttagtATAACTCTCCTCTTTTTTCGTATCTTCAACGTTGTTAAGATGATTTTCCTTTTTACTAACATCATTTACATTTTTGAAATAActttcctttttatttatataaatatggTTAGTATTACTTTCTCGTTTATCTATATCTTCGTCATTATTAGTATACATTTCTCTTTTGTCTTCATTTTCTATATTGtcataatattttcctcctttcttattaatatcatttatttttatggGATCAAATTCGGTTGGATTAATATCTAAAATGTTAGAATGCCtttctattttattacaaTTCTCTATATCATTACTATcacttttattttctttcaCATTGTCCAATTTATTAGATGTTCTTTCTATTTCATTAATCtcaaaaatattagaatacatctcctttttattatcattgttttttatatcattagAATAGATCTTagtttttttaatattgtCTATATCAATACAAGTACTTTCccttttattatcatattcaatattattagtaagaatcttaattttttctatattttctattttattagATTTTCTTTCGATCTCATTAATCTCAAAAATGTTAGAATACATctcttttatattatcattgttttttatatcattagAATCGCTCTTAGCTTTTTTGATatcattaattttaataatactTTCTCTTTTATTAGTGTTTAAAATATGGGAATATCTTTCCTTTgttttttcaatatttatataattagTATCAATATCATTTTTGTTCATGTTGTCTATATTGACAGAAGTTCTTTCTTTTGTATCTtccatatttatataattagTATCAATATCACTTTTATTCATGTTGTCTATATTGACAGAAGTTCTTTCCTTTGTTTTCTcaacatttatataattcttaaTATCAACATCATTTGTATTCATATTGTCTAGATGAATAGAAGTTCTTTCTTTTGTATCCtccatatttatataattcttaaTATCAACATCATTTTTGTGCATGTTGTCTATATTGATAGATGTCCTTTCCTTTGTTTTCTcaacatttatataattaatgTCTACATCATTTTTGTGCATGTTGTCTATATTGATAGACGTTCTTTCCTTTTTATCCtccatatttatataattaatgTCTACATCACTTTTATTCATGTTATCTATATTGATAGAATTTTTTTCCCTTTTATTCTCATATTGTAAATCATTCGAATGATACTCACTTTTTTgtatatcatatattttaaaagtaCTTTCTCTTTTATCATCACCTAAAATATTGTGACTGTTTTCCCCTTTActattatattctttattattaatataatttttattattgtttatatCTTCCATATGAATAGAAGTACTTTTCATTTTATCCTCACATTTAATACCATTAGTATGTTTATTAGCTTTGttaatatcatatattttaataacaGTTTCTCTTTTATCTAACAAAGCTAAAATATTTGTAGAGCtttctattttattctCATTTTCTATGTCATCAGAGTCGCTCTTACGCTTGTCTATATAATCCATATTGTTAGAAACATCTTCCTTTGTATTTTCCTTTTGCGTATTATGATTAATgtaactttttttttttttacttatATTATCCACCTCCTGATCATATtcacttttttttctatcCATTAGATTAGGTATGTCTATAGAATTCTTTgttatatttgtattagATGTAGTGTcacatataaaattttcttttttattttcaatacttttatttgtgtgcatattttcataatcACTATATTGTAACTCTTGTTTCATAATATTGGAAGCATCgtctatatttttaatagaAGTTATAGAGTTGTCTAAACTTTTATTAGAATGAGgtaaaattattttaacaTCTTCTACGAAATCATTTGATAGTTTTTGATTCTGATTATTggatatattaatatttatggAATCATTAGATAGTTCATTAGTTTTTTTAGGGATAATAAATTGTTCATTCGtatcatttttttgatttttttcattcgtatcatttttttcacgcgtatcatttttttcacgcgtatcatttttttcattcgtatcatttttttcattctttTCATCCTTTTCATCCTGTTCATCCTTTTCATCTTGTTCATCCTTTTCATTCgtatcatttttttttgtatacATTTTAAATGATTCCTTTATATGACCTAAACTTTGTTTTTGATTAACattaatgatattattattttgttcgttagttttcaatataaaattttctGCATTTTTTGAGTTAACAATATTAtctttaaaatttttattttcttcataaaTGTTGgtttcattataattaaaattttttattttttcttctataggttgattattttttaaactatccaaattattatataatgtatcattttttattatttcacTTGTTTGATggatatttttatttttttgtaatgACGTATCTTCATAGTtgtaattaaaaatatgattatGATTCTTATGTTTactattataattattgtACTCCATTTTTTCACTTTCACAAATATGATTATGCTCCTGgttattatcattattatgatgattttctaataattttttatcttcTTCTATATATAGTTGACATTTTTTAAGTTTACTATCTAACGTATTTTTTCTATCAGATTTGTTGGtaatatcatcatattcttcattctttgttttttcaattattatattttcttctcCATTTATAAGTTGTTGATTTTCTTCTTTCTCTAAAATGTTTTTTAGTTCTCTATCTATAATATGTAATTCttgtttaatattttctaaaCCTTCATTTagttttaaatatattgtaactttttttttatttattttataagtCTTTTCATCAAGGTCtttgttattattactGCAGATACTACTTTCTTCACTcttgttatatatatcattttctaattcgtaaatattttctacACATTTTGGATCGCTTGAGAATATATTGAGAATATCAAAATTTTCTTCCTCATCAAAAGTTGAATCTTTCTCTTTTCTTTCGTATGAAGTTTTGTACGAATCTTGATCATTAAcctttttaatatttctaagaagaaaaaaaaaaatatatatatatatatatataaatgtacaaatatatatatatacatatatatatatatatatatatatatatacttacctatataaaaatgtagaGAAGAAAACtattaatacatttataaatataaacgTTATACTAAAATTAATAGACAATTcaattttaaaatattctaatatttggaaaaatttattcatttttaaataaatgtttttattgtatacatatcaatgtaatattatatactttttttgAAAGTAAATATCGCACGTTTTAATgattattaaaagaataacaaatataattctttttt
It encodes the following:
- a CDS encoding hypothetical protein (conserved Plasmodium protein, unknown function), producing MEYNNYNSKHKNHNHIFNYNYEDTSLQKNKNIHQTSEIIKNDTLYNNLDSLKNNQPIEEKIKNFNYNETNIYEENKNFKDNIVNSKNAENFILKTNEQNNNIINVNQKQSLGHIKESFKMYTKKNDTNEKDEQDEKDEQDEKDEKNEKNDTNEKNDTREKNDTREKNDTNEKNQKNDTNEQFIIPKKTNELSNDSININISNNQNQKLSNDFVEDVKIILPHSNKSLDNSITSIKNIDDASNIMKQELQYSDYENMHTNKSIENKKENFICDTTSNTNITKNSIDIPNLMDRKKSEYDQEVDNISKKKKSYINHNTQKENTKEDVSNNMDYIDKRKSDSDDIENENKIESSTNILALLDKRETVIKIYDINKANKHTNGIKCEDKMKSTSIHMEDINNNKNYINNKEYNSKGENSHNILGDDKRESTFKIYDIQKSEYHSNDLQYENKREKNSINIDNMNKSDVDINYINMEDKKERTSINIDNMHKNDVDINYINVEKTKERTSINIDNMHKNDVDIKNYINMEDTKERTSIHLDNMNTNDVDIKNYINVEKTKERTSVNIDNMNKSDIDTNYINMEDTKERTSVNIDNMNKNDIDTNYINIEKTKERYSHILNTNKRESIIKINDIKKAKSDSNDIKNNDNIKEMYSNIFEINEIERKSNKIENIEKIKILTNNIEYDNKRESTCIDIDNIKKTKIYSNDIKNNDNKKEMYSNIFEINEIERTSNKLDNVKENKSDSNDIENCNKIERHSNILDINPTEFDPIKINDINKKGGKYYDNIENEDKREMYTNNDEDIDKRESNTNHIYINKKESYFKNVNDVSKKENHLNNVEDTKKEESYTKNIESEDKEEYQSNEEGYINKMEVDYNDIENISKRKYDYKQREYLNKGEKYINNIDNVGVKENYYNKKEKESIEISNLNKRESYSSNIDNSRIRENQYNIVETENKRKSDNIEINNLNKEEICINSIKNVSKRNSSYNKKESYSKRERDKVYDENKRKNSAYQMNDILYNIRDKKKETIDIDTIHDMNKRKSYIDNIHITNKKYSDMSNAEDIIKEKKYEDYNISVMFNMHNKKDQRKDSYINTYNDNNMRRSIINKINDVNIMNNIKNEIKNVDNNNNMDKINVDKINRDKINMDKINMDKINMDKINMDKINMDKINMDKINVDKINRDISYMDNEYMTDNIIKKNDKYKYKYNNNSDDVECVNERKGTSLINEHYSYKKKSDIYKIKDINKDENDILYNVYNNNEKKKKKSTLYGKPEILTQGGNDNLNNMSEHISSLNKVYRINNKKSNNNYKGQDYTYIVNEKNGRNSSMHNNINKKECDFINDKESINKRISEIYDLRQINKSESNIDNMEHIKNIENINDMEHTYNIENIKNIENIDNMEHTNNMENIKNIENINNMEHTNNIENIKNIENINDMEHTYNIENINNTSSLMANSDNINENIKKQSDVYKNECDDDHMCDVNKIKGADKQMSDPHKIKYDDNEKNNENKRKSGINKVFDIIKRTMDSYNIYNLSKCKIDEDNIYMLNEKKKNNIHNMNKRKSENIYNLNEREKDDMNRRMTENTYNLNKDKNLNVHNIKNIQPYNINNNIYETTIDTIDNLNETGKKNMNEMNIKVSDKHKDYKICDKENKDNISMIMKGTRNISNISDNIGIVINKEETNVDKMNRKITYTNNLYNINERKSEYTININEQEEKSDFINNNNIRMDNEYKVYNSNERNNYIDKENKKNDIKYNDFKKVDIRKNVENMNNMKNIENMDNMKNIENMNNMDNIENMDNINNDNKIYDVNMIHNKNDDNTYNVLYEKDNIKENKNICNDKLDNSNNEKTKYMKTLREYFVKSEEEIEDQKKKNMNDMYTKIEEEKIKNYEHWKSYDFKNLKEKYKFQMNMKDSEMNQLQNNLIDEFKELNEVSKLKNNIKGKMYNSNIGEEMLEGNKEREYENYVGEYFDRNDMNLKERIFEYAKHKTSIDILKHPNDIKRNSNDLKKWKSQVITKKYADDWLSSDVLLSCFLNFIKLKKYVNITELSVKFQTTTDDIREKLEELEEQDMINGVLDEKGNYIYLSQEEINKLCFEIQSKGKVNTHDDFVKICNKVISLSVNDKDMEKLKEEEEKIIKAKTEIF